A stretch of the Streptomyces venezuelae genome encodes the following:
- the katG gene encoding catalase/peroxidase HPI has translation MSGSESENPVIPSPTPTPTPPRTNRDWWPNQLDLQVLHQHSPRSNPLGEDFDYAAEFATLDVEALKRDLFEVMTTSQEWWPADYGHYGPLFIRMSWHAAGTYRIADGRGGGGSGAQRFAPLNSWPDNASLDKARRLLWPVKQKYGRKISWADLLVFAGDCAMQSMGFKTFGFGFGREDIWEPEEIFWGPEDTWLGDERYSGDRQLAGPFGAVQMGLIYVNPEGPNGNPDPLAAARDIRETFGRMAMNDEETVALIVGGHTFGKCHGAVDPEYIGPEPEAGPIEQQGLGWRNSYGSGKGVDTLTSGLEGAWTSEPTKWDNGYLDNLFGYDWELTTSPAGAKQWTPKDPAAQGTVPDAHDPSKRHAPMMLTTDLSLKLDPVYGPIAKRFHENPELVAEVFAKAWYKLLHRDMGPLSRYLGPWIPEPQLWQDPVPAVDHALVGDAEIADLKARILGSGLSVSQLVGTAWAAAASFRGTDKRGGANGARIRLAPQKDWEVNAGSEVAEVVQGLERIRQDFNSSQSGGTKVSLADLIVLGGCAAVEQAAKDAGHAITVPFAPGRTDASQEQTDVESFSVLEPKADGFRNYLRAGEKLSPETLLLDRANLLTLTAPEMTVLTGGMRALNAGFGRSPHGVFTDRPETLTNDFFVNLLDMGTEWKASTSEENVFEGRDRATGEVKWTATAVDLVFGSHSQLRAVSEVYASQDAGDKFVRDFVAAWDKVMNLDRFDLV, from the coding sequence GTGTCCGGCAGCGAAAGCGAGAACCCGGTAATCCCCTCCCCCACCCCCACGCCGACTCCCCCCAGGACGAACCGGGACTGGTGGCCGAATCAGCTGGACCTTCAGGTGCTCCACCAGCACTCCCCGCGGTCCAATCCGCTGGGTGAGGATTTCGACTACGCGGCAGAGTTCGCGACCCTGGACGTGGAGGCGCTGAAGCGGGACCTCTTCGAGGTGATGACGACGTCGCAGGAGTGGTGGCCTGCGGATTACGGCCACTACGGGCCGCTCTTCATCCGGATGAGCTGGCACGCCGCCGGCACGTACCGCATTGCCGACGGCCGGGGCGGCGGCGGCTCCGGCGCCCAGCGCTTCGCCCCCCTCAACAGCTGGCCGGACAATGCGAGCCTCGACAAGGCACGCCGCTTGCTGTGGCCGGTCAAGCAGAAGTACGGCCGGAAAATCTCATGGGCCGATCTACTGGTCTTCGCGGGCGACTGCGCCATGCAATCGATGGGATTCAAGACCTTCGGATTCGGATTCGGCCGAGAGGACATCTGGGAGCCGGAGGAAATCTTCTGGGGGCCCGAGGACACCTGGCTCGGGGATGAGCGTTACAGCGGCGACAGACAACTCGCCGGTCCTTTCGGTGCCGTGCAGATGGGCCTGATCTATGTGAATCCGGAGGGGCCCAACGGCAACCCGGATCCGCTGGCCGCGGCCAGGGACATCCGCGAGACCTTCGGGCGGATGGCGATGAACGACGAGGAGACGGTTGCGCTCATCGTCGGCGGCCACACGTTCGGCAAGTGCCACGGCGCGGTCGATCCCGAGTACATCGGTCCGGAACCCGAAGCCGGCCCGATCGAGCAGCAAGGCCTCGGGTGGCGGAATTCCTACGGCAGCGGCAAGGGCGTGGACACGCTCACCAGCGGGCTGGAGGGCGCCTGGACCTCGGAGCCGACGAAGTGGGACAACGGGTACCTGGACAACCTGTTCGGGTACGACTGGGAGCTGACCACGAGCCCGGCCGGCGCGAAGCAGTGGACCCCCAAGGACCCCGCGGCCCAGGGCACGGTGCCCGATGCCCACGATCCGTCGAAGCGCCACGCCCCGATGATGCTGACCACGGACCTCTCACTGAAGCTGGATCCGGTCTACGGGCCGATCGCGAAGCGGTTCCACGAGAACCCGGAGCTGGTCGCGGAGGTGTTCGCCAAGGCCTGGTACAAGCTGCTGCACCGTGACATGGGGCCCCTCTCGCGCTACCTCGGACCGTGGATTCCGGAGCCGCAGCTGTGGCAGGACCCCGTCCCCGCCGTCGATCACGCGCTGGTCGGGGACGCGGAGATCGCCGATCTCAAGGCCAGGATCCTCGGCTCGGGGCTGTCCGTCTCCCAGCTGGTCGGCACCGCCTGGGCGGCGGCGGCGAGTTTCCGCGGCACCGACAAGCGGGGCGGGGCCAACGGAGCGCGGATCCGGCTCGCGCCGCAGAAGGACTGGGAGGTCAACGCCGGGTCCGAGGTGGCCGAGGTGGTGCAGGGCCTGGAGCGGATCCGGCAGGACTTCAACAGTTCGCAGTCGGGCGGCACGAAGGTCTCGCTCGCCGATCTGATCGTCCTGGGCGGGTGCGCCGCCGTCGAGCAGGCCGCGAAGGACGCCGGGCACGCCATCACGGTCCCGTTCGCTCCCGGGCGCACGGACGCCTCGCAGGAGCAGACCGATGTGGAGTCGTTCTCCGTACTCGAACCCAAGGCGGACGGGTTCCGCAACTACCTGCGGGCGGGCGAGAAGCTGTCGCCGGAGACGCTGCTGCTGGACCGCGCCAACCTGCTGACCCTGACCGCACCCGAGATGACGGTCCTGACCGGTGGCATGCGGGCCCTGAACGCCGGCTTCGGCCGGTCCCCGCACGGTGTCTTCACCGACCGGCCGGAGACGTTGACCAACGACTTCTTCGTCAACCTGCTGGACATGGGCACCGAGTGGAAGGCCTCGACCTCGGAGGAGAACGTGTTCGAAGGCCGGGACCGCGCCACCGGCGAGGTCAAGTGGACCGCCACCGCGGTGGACCTGGTCTTCGGTTCGCACTCCCAGCTCCGGGCCGTCTCGGAGGTCTACGCGTCCCAGGACGCGGGAGACAAGTTCGTGCGTGATTTCGTGGCAGCGTGGGACAAGGTGATGAACCTCGACCGGTTCGACCTCGTCTGA
- a CDS encoding hemerythrin domain-containing protein produces MAGDGKDQDVVAVILKDHRTMEDLFRRMRSVEADRAGALEKFSALLIAHGEAEEAEVYGALKRFKDVDNEEVDHGEEEHAEGNKALLALLEVGDVGSDTWDSRLEDLVKAVSHHVDEEERTILNGARENVPDERRAELGAAFLKEREKQLASGCGSVENVRRIVGG; encoded by the coding sequence ATGGCGGGCGACGGGAAGGACCAGGACGTCGTCGCGGTGATCCTCAAGGACCACCGCACCATGGAGGACCTGTTCCGCCGTATGCGGAGCGTCGAGGCCGACCGGGCAGGGGCGCTGGAGAAGTTCTCGGCCCTGCTCATCGCGCACGGCGAGGCGGAGGAAGCCGAGGTGTACGGAGCGCTCAAACGCTTCAAGGACGTCGACAATGAGGAAGTGGACCACGGCGAGGAGGAGCACGCCGAGGGCAACAAGGCACTGCTGGCGCTGCTGGAGGTCGGCGATGTCGGTTCCGACACCTGGGACTCGCGGCTGGAAGACCTGGTCAAGGCGGTCTCCCACCACGTGGACGAGGAGGAGCGGACGATCCTCAACGGCGCCAGGGAGAACGTCCCCGACGAGCGCCGGGCCGAGCTGGGCGCCGCGTTCCTGAAGGAACGCGAGAAGCAGCTGGCATCCGGCTGTGGCAGCGTCGAGAACGTGCGCCGGATCGTGGGCGGGTGA
- a CDS encoding crotonase/enoyl-CoA hydratase family protein translates to MTDTPGAPAVRTERAGPVTTVVLSRPVARNAVDGPTARQLADAFRSFEADDEASVAVLWGEGGTFCAGADLKAVGTGRGNRVEPDGDGPMGPTRLRLTKPVIAAVAGHAVAGGLELALWCDLRVVEEDAVLGVFCRRWGVPLIDGGTVRLPRLIGESRAMDLILTGRPVPASEAYAIGLANRLVPPGQARQAAEELAREIAAFPQLCLRHDRLSVREQHGLAEPEALAAELRHGMVPLSAGETSAGAARFAAGAGRHGSFTERGTFTEHGHRTPDGHHRA, encoded by the coding sequence ATGACCGATACCCCAGGGGCACCCGCCGTCCGCACCGAGCGGGCCGGCCCCGTGACGACCGTGGTGTTGTCACGGCCGGTCGCCCGCAATGCGGTGGACGGCCCGACGGCCCGGCAGCTGGCCGATGCGTTCCGCTCTTTCGAGGCCGATGACGAAGCCTCGGTGGCCGTGCTGTGGGGCGAGGGCGGGACGTTCTGCGCGGGCGCCGACCTCAAGGCCGTGGGCACCGGGCGCGGGAACCGGGTGGAGCCGGACGGCGACGGCCCGATGGGGCCGACCCGGCTGCGCCTGACCAAGCCGGTCATCGCGGCCGTCGCCGGCCATGCGGTGGCCGGCGGGCTGGAACTGGCCCTGTGGTGCGATCTGCGCGTGGTGGAGGAGGACGCCGTCCTCGGGGTGTTCTGCCGCCGGTGGGGGGTGCCGCTGATCGACGGCGGTACGGTCCGGCTGCCGCGGCTGATCGGCGAGAGCCGCGCCATGGACCTGATCCTCACCGGTCGGCCGGTGCCGGCCTCCGAGGCGTACGCGATCGGGCTGGCCAACCGCCTGGTGCCGCCGGGGCAGGCCCGGCAGGCGGCGGAGGAACTCGCGCGGGAGATCGCCGCGTTCCCGCAGCTGTGCCTGCGCCACGACCGGCTGTCCGTACGGGAGCAGCACGGTCTGGCCGAGCCCGAGGCGCTGGCGGCCGAGCTGCGGCACGGCATGGTGCCGCTGTCGGCCGGCGAGACGTCGGCGGGTGCCGCCCGGTTCGCGGCCGGGGCGGGCCGGCACGGCTCGTTCACCGAGCGCGGTACGTTCACCGAGCACGGTCACCGTACGCCCGACGGTCATCACCGAGCGTGA
- a CDS encoding glycoside hydrolase family 31 protein, which yields MTTLELPLLDGERWWGGAVAEGRHMPYPDGYTFDLRDVLANQGMPLLLSDRGRWVHSDRTFTFTLSGGRLTAHAHEAGAVIEHGEGHGDLRGAYRHAITRHYPPSGTMPDPLLFTAPQYNLWIETVFEPTQEKVLTYAERLLAEGFPPGVLMIDDRWSNDYGDWTFHPGRFPDPAGMVARLHRLGFKVMLWLVPYVTPDSPTARQLGDQGLLVRDTETGAGGGGAGGRAKVAWWWNGWSAGLDLLDPRARAWLTGRLEALRDDIGIDGFKFDGGDAPWWRALGCADPEAYTHAWNLFGTDWPLNEFRDAWRAAGLPLAQRQQDKYHLWEGRFGLDSLIPNALAQSLTGHAFSCPDMIGGGEFRFVPSEDGEGFDEELFVRYAQIAALFPMMQFSAAPWRVLSPENLAIVRAAARLHTELAPEILALAAHAAATGEPVQRPLEWAFPHRGYAAVTDQFLLGDGLMVAPVVTKGAVGREVVIPPGTWLADDGRSYTGPATVWVDAPLARLPYLRKQ from the coding sequence ATGACGACACTCGAACTCCCCCTCCTCGACGGGGAACGCTGGTGGGGCGGAGCCGTCGCCGAAGGGCGGCACATGCCGTACCCCGACGGCTACACCTTCGATCTGCGTGACGTCCTGGCCAACCAGGGCATGCCGCTCCTGCTCTCCGACCGCGGTCGCTGGGTGCACAGCGACCGCACCTTCACCTTCACGCTCTCCGGCGGCCGGCTGACCGCGCACGCCCACGAAGCGGGCGCGGTCATCGAGCACGGCGAGGGGCACGGCGATCTGCGCGGGGCGTACCGGCACGCGATCACCCGCCACTACCCTCCGTCCGGCACGATGCCGGACCCGCTGCTCTTCACTGCACCGCAGTACAACCTGTGGATCGAGACGGTGTTCGAGCCGACCCAGGAGAAGGTGCTGACGTACGCGGAGCGGCTGCTCGCGGAAGGCTTCCCGCCCGGCGTGCTGATGATCGACGACCGGTGGAGCAACGACTACGGGGACTGGACCTTCCACCCCGGCCGCTTCCCCGATCCGGCGGGCATGGTCGCCCGGCTCCACCGACTCGGCTTCAAGGTGATGCTGTGGCTGGTGCCCTATGTGACCCCGGACTCCCCCACCGCCCGGCAGCTGGGCGACCAGGGCCTGCTGGTCCGCGATACGGAGACCGGCGCCGGTGGCGGCGGAGCCGGCGGGCGGGCCAAGGTGGCCTGGTGGTGGAACGGCTGGAGTGCCGGCCTCGATCTGCTCGACCCGCGGGCACGGGCGTGGCTCACCGGCCGGCTGGAGGCGCTGCGCGACGACATCGGCATCGACGGGTTCAAGTTCGACGGCGGCGACGCGCCCTGGTGGCGTGCGCTCGGGTGCGCCGACCCGGAGGCGTACACCCATGCCTGGAACCTCTTCGGTACCGACTGGCCGCTCAACGAGTTCCGTGATGCGTGGCGAGCGGCGGGTCTGCCGCTGGCACAGCGCCAGCAGGACAAGTACCACCTGTGGGAGGGACGGTTCGGGCTGGACAGTCTGATCCCGAACGCCCTGGCCCAGTCCCTGACCGGCCATGCGTTCAGCTGTCCCGACATGATCGGGGGCGGCGAGTTCCGCTTCGTCCCGAGCGAGGACGGCGAGGGTTTCGACGAGGAACTGTTCGTCCGCTACGCGCAGATCGCCGCGCTGTTCCCCATGATGCAGTTCTCCGCGGCACCATGGCGGGTGCTCTCCCCCGAGAACCTCGCCATCGTCCGCGCAGCCGCCCGCCTCCACACCGAGCTGGCCCCGGAGATCCTCGCTCTGGCCGCGCATGCCGCGGCCACGGGCGAACCGGTCCAGCGCCCCCTCGAATGGGCGTTCCCCCATCGCGGCTATGCAGCGGTGACCGACCAGTTCCTGCTGGGCGACGGCCTGATGGTGGCCCCGGTGGTGACCAAGGGCGCGGTCGGGCGCGAGGTGGTCATCCCGCCGGGCACCTGGCTGGCCGACGACGGCCGGTCGTACACGGGCCCGGCCACGGTGTGGGTCGACGCACCCCTGGCCCGGCTGCCGTATCTGCGGAAGCAGTAG
- a CDS encoding ABC transporter substrate-binding protein has translation MSRSLRLPGLTRALTAATAAALSLSLTACGGGSGGSDGGGKADPAAVQAALDKPAEITFWSWVPNIDKTIALFEKKYPKIKINLVNAGQSKDQYTKLTTALKAGKGAPDVAQIEYYALPQFAVSKSLVNLADYGAAGLKDKFAESAWTQVNVAGGIYGIPQDTGPMAMLYRKDILDRFGATPPATWEEYGTLAKKIHDADPNTFISFVDPGDAGATNSLIWQRGGKPYTVNGTTDVAINLKNDAGSKAYADTWGPLIENKLVESTVSWNDEWWKSMAAGRYATWLAGAWAPAVLEQFIPQSKGQWTVAPMPGGVSSENGGSSVAVTTQAKNKEASVAFAQWLNSDPEAVKSLNSEVGLFPATKLLLDNPGFRSAEVPFFPNSKPNEVFSDMSKAVRPGWQYLPFQPYANSVFKDSVGQALQPGGNLPGALATWEERLNGFGKEQGFTVK, from the coding sequence ATGAGCAGATCCCTGCGGCTGCCGGGTCTCACCCGCGCCCTCACCGCGGCCACCGCCGCCGCGCTCTCCCTCTCCCTCACCGCCTGCGGCGGCGGCTCCGGCGGCTCCGACGGCGGCGGCAAGGCCGACCCCGCTGCCGTGCAGGCAGCACTGGACAAGCCGGCCGAGATCACCTTCTGGTCCTGGGTCCCGAACATCGACAAGACGATCGCGCTGTTCGAGAAGAAGTACCCGAAGATCAAGATCAACCTCGTCAACGCGGGACAGTCCAAGGACCAGTACACCAAGCTGACCACCGCGCTCAAGGCAGGCAAGGGCGCCCCCGACGTCGCCCAGATCGAGTACTACGCACTCCCCCAGTTCGCGGTGAGCAAGTCGCTGGTCAACCTCGCCGACTACGGTGCGGCCGGCCTCAAGGACAAGTTCGCCGAGTCGGCCTGGACCCAGGTCAACGTCGCGGGCGGGATCTACGGCATACCCCAGGACACCGGGCCGATGGCGATGTTGTACCGCAAGGACATCCTCGACAGGTTCGGTGCGACACCGCCGGCCACGTGGGAGGAGTACGGCACGCTGGCCAAGAAGATCCACGACGCCGATCCGAACACCTTCATCTCGTTCGTCGACCCCGGCGACGCGGGCGCGACCAACAGCCTGATCTGGCAGCGCGGCGGCAAGCCGTACACCGTCAACGGCACCACCGACGTCGCCATCAACCTCAAGAACGACGCCGGAAGCAAGGCTTACGCCGACACCTGGGGCCCGCTGATCGAGAACAAGCTGGTCGAATCCACGGTGAGCTGGAACGACGAGTGGTGGAAGTCGATGGCCGCCGGAAGGTACGCGACGTGGCTGGCCGGCGCCTGGGCGCCGGCGGTTCTGGAGCAGTTCATCCCGCAGAGCAAGGGCCAGTGGACGGTTGCGCCCATGCCGGGCGGTGTCAGCTCGGAGAACGGCGGCTCGTCGGTGGCGGTTACCACACAGGCGAAGAACAAGGAGGCCTCGGTCGCCTTCGCCCAGTGGCTCAACTCAGACCCGGAGGCGGTCAAGTCGCTCAACTCCGAAGTCGGTCTGTTCCCCGCGACCAAGCTGCTGCTCGACAACCCCGGTTTCCGCAGCGCCGAGGTGCCGTTCTTCCCCAACAGCAAGCCCAACGAGGTCTTCTCCGACATGTCGAAGGCCGTCCGGCCCGGCTGGCAGTACCTGCCCTTCCAGCCCTACGCCAACAGCGTCTTCAAGGACTCCGTGGGTCAGGCCCTGCAGCCCGGCGGGAACCTGCCCGGCGCGCTGGCCACCTGGGAGGAACGGCTGAACGGGTTCGGCAAGGAACAGGGTTTCACCGTCAAGTAG
- a CDS encoding carbohydrate ABC transporter permease: protein MTVAMGLMLAYTLIPLVWLTISATKSNQTLLDSSGLWFGDGFHLFENIRDVFTYDDGIYLRWFGNTVLYSVVGAGGASIIATMGGYALAMYEFTGRRVVSAVVIGAISIPASALAVPTYLLFSDMGIVNTPWAVLLPSLASPFGLYLMRVYATEAVPPAMLEAARIDGAGELRIFLTISLRLLAPGFVTVLLFTLVATWNNYFLPLIVLNDPELFPLTVGLHQWNALAQGGVATATPVLPLVITGSLLAIVPLIVSFLFLQRFWQSGLAAGGVKQ from the coding sequence TTGACCGTGGCCATGGGGCTGATGCTCGCGTACACGCTGATCCCCCTCGTCTGGCTCACCATCAGCGCGACGAAGTCGAACCAGACCCTTCTCGACTCCTCCGGCCTGTGGTTCGGGGACGGCTTCCACCTGTTCGAGAACATCAGGGACGTCTTCACCTACGACGACGGGATCTACCTGCGCTGGTTCGGCAACACCGTGCTCTACTCCGTGGTCGGGGCGGGCGGCGCCTCGATCATCGCGACGATGGGCGGCTACGCCCTGGCCATGTACGAATTCACCGGCCGGCGGGTGGTGTCCGCCGTGGTGATCGGGGCCATCTCGATCCCGGCCTCCGCCCTCGCAGTCCCGACGTACCTGCTGTTCAGCGACATGGGCATCGTCAACACCCCGTGGGCGGTCCTGCTGCCCTCGCTTGCCAGTCCTTTCGGGCTCTACCTGATGCGGGTGTACGCGACCGAGGCGGTTCCGCCCGCGATGCTGGAGGCCGCGCGCATCGACGGAGCCGGCGAACTGCGCATCTTCCTCACCATCTCGCTGCGCCTGCTGGCTCCGGGTTTCGTCACCGTGCTGCTGTTCACCCTCGTGGCCACCTGGAACAACTACTTCCTGCCGCTGATCGTGCTCAACGACCCGGAGCTGTTCCCCCTCACGGTGGGGCTGCACCAGTGGAACGCGCTCGCACAGGGCGGCGTCGCCACTGCCACACCGGTCCTCCCTCTGGTGATCACCGGCAGCCTGCTGGCGATCGTCCCGCTGATCGTCTCGTTCCTCTTCCTCCAGCGGTTCTGGCAGTCGGGACTGGCCGCCGGCGGCGTCAAGCAGTAG
- a CDS encoding carbohydrate ABC transporter permease: protein MKRGAVRRNLTAHAFLLPFLCVFVIGVVAPLIYSINLSLYQERMVGGMTFAGLDNYTKAFRDNLFHAGLGRVALFFAIQVPLMLCLSLAAALAIDSGRLRAPGLFRIGIFVPYAVPGVVAALMWGYLYGDRFGLVGEIGALLHTEVPDLLSKNWMLASIGNIVTWSYVGYNMLIFYAALRSIPEELYEAAEVDGAGAIRKAFSIKLPALRPALLMATTFSVIGSFQLFNEPSVLQNLAPSAVSTNYTPNMYAYNLAFEGRQFNYSAAVAVLLGLVTVIVAYAVQRATARRERML, encoded by the coding sequence GTGAAACGCGGCGCTGTTCGGCGCAACCTCACCGCCCATGCGTTCCTCCTGCCGTTCCTCTGCGTCTTCGTCATCGGAGTCGTGGCCCCACTGATCTATTCGATCAACCTGAGCCTCTATCAGGAACGCATGGTCGGGGGCATGACCTTCGCCGGGCTGGACAACTACACCAAGGCGTTCCGGGACAACCTGTTCCATGCCGGCCTCGGCCGCGTCGCCCTCTTCTTCGCGATCCAGGTGCCGCTCATGCTCTGCCTCTCACTGGCAGCCGCTCTCGCGATCGACAGCGGGCGGCTGCGGGCGCCGGGGCTGTTCCGGATCGGCATCTTCGTCCCCTACGCCGTCCCCGGCGTGGTCGCGGCCCTGATGTGGGGCTACCTGTACGGCGACCGGTTCGGCCTGGTCGGCGAGATCGGCGCCCTCTTGCACACCGAGGTGCCCGACCTGCTCTCCAAGAACTGGATGCTCGCGTCGATCGGCAACATCGTCACGTGGTCGTACGTCGGCTACAACATGCTGATCTTCTACGCCGCGCTGCGGTCCATCCCCGAAGAGCTCTACGAGGCGGCCGAGGTGGATGGCGCCGGCGCCATCCGCAAGGCGTTCAGCATCAAACTTCCGGCCCTGCGCCCGGCACTCCTGATGGCCACGACGTTCTCGGTGATCGGCAGCTTCCAGCTGTTCAACGAGCCGAGCGTCCTCCAGAACCTGGCGCCCTCCGCCGTCTCCACGAACTACACCCCCAACATGTACGCGTACAACCTCGCCTTCGAGGGGCGTCAGTTCAACTACTCGGCAGCCGTCGCGGTACTGCTCGGCCTGGTGACCGTGATCGTCGCGTACGCGGTCCAGCGCGCGACCGCCCGAAGGGAGCGCATGCTGTGA
- a CDS encoding LacI family DNA-binding transcriptional regulator — protein MADVAAMAGVSAQTVSRVLNATARVDDTTRDRVVRAVRMLGYRPNTAARALATGKFRMIGVISFDLTAHGNARTLESIVAAVQSTEYSVNVVVPQAQTQEAVLEAFRRLSSHAVDGVIVNEAQILTGSLMLPYGLPVVVVDGGDDHRYPGVHTDHAAGAEIAVNHLLGLGHRTVWHLAGPQDSHPARRRAEVWQRALQAAGAPVPAAVHGDWSAESGYRAGRELAGRPEVTAVFAANDQMALGLIRALREAGRSVPEDVSVVGFDNIAESAHFLPPLTTVDQDLSRVGAACVARLLGQIEGAPATDSSIVSVMPTLVERASSAAPRTPRTPRI, from the coding sequence ATGGCGGATGTCGCGGCCATGGCAGGGGTTTCGGCGCAGACCGTGTCCCGCGTGCTCAACGCGACGGCCCGGGTCGACGACACCACCCGCGACCGGGTCGTCCGGGCCGTACGCATGCTCGGATACCGGCCCAACACCGCTGCCCGGGCGCTCGCCACCGGCAAGTTCCGGATGATCGGTGTCATCAGCTTCGACCTCACGGCGCACGGAAACGCACGCACGCTGGAGTCGATCGTCGCCGCCGTGCAGTCCACCGAGTACTCCGTCAACGTCGTCGTCCCGCAGGCGCAGACCCAGGAGGCCGTGCTGGAGGCCTTCCGGAGGCTGAGCAGCCATGCGGTGGACGGGGTCATCGTGAACGAGGCACAGATCCTGACCGGTTCGCTGATGCTGCCCTACGGCCTGCCCGTCGTGGTCGTCGACGGCGGGGACGACCACCGCTACCCGGGCGTCCACACCGACCACGCGGCCGGTGCGGAGATCGCGGTGAACCACCTGCTCGGGCTCGGCCACCGCACGGTGTGGCACCTGGCCGGCCCACAGGACTCCCACCCCGCACGCCGCCGCGCCGAAGTGTGGCAGCGCGCACTCCAGGCGGCGGGCGCTCCGGTCCCGGCCGCCGTACACGGCGACTGGAGCGCCGAGAGCGGCTACCGGGCCGGCCGGGAACTCGCCGGCCGGCCGGAGGTCACCGCGGTGTTCGCCGCAAACGACCAGATGGCGCTCGGGCTGATCCGGGCGCTCCGCGAGGCAGGACGCTCCGTCCCGGAGGACGTGAGCGTGGTCGGGTTCGACAACATCGCCGAATCCGCCCACTTCCTGCCTCCCCTGACCACCGTCGACCAGGACCTCTCCCGGGTCGGTGCGGCCTGTGTGGCGCGGCTCCTGGGCCAGATCGAAGGCGCTCCGGCGACGGACTCCTCCATCGTGTCGGTCATGCCGACCCTGGTGGAACGCGCGAGCTCGGCGGCGCCACGTACGCCACGCACGCCACGCATCTGA